The Montipora capricornis isolate CH-2021 chromosome 6, ASM3666992v2, whole genome shotgun sequence genome has a window encoding:
- the LOC138054362 gene encoding uncharacterized protein — MLDHIQVNAAIVRVDDFYNIENLGIGCSPRCGGCKCGKCSLGAQNVTIKEEKELRLIESKLEYNKEEKRWITEYPWIRDPAELPDNKRAAMGMLISTEKRLAKNKEHANVYQKQIEDMIEREVARKLSQTELKNYKGPIHYISHHEVLKPDSKSTPVRIVFNSSARYMGHMLNDYWAKGPHLLNDLLGVLIRFRENNIAMIGDIKKMYHTVKIKTIEQHTHRFLWRDMDTGRPPDTYVIQRVSFGDKPSGTIATVALRKTAEMGADRYPEATQVIKENTYMNDIIESVPTKEKATKLAKDIEALLDEGNFKMKEWIFTHDRIDILKPIPNDKSSNTEKVLGVVWNPVQDEFVYKMHLRTTSKKKPNDKTHDNDSNPTKRIILSQVNSIYDPLGLTGPFTVRVKILMRELWGIENKLGWDDTIPERYKQYWKQFCQEMRETKGCNK; from the coding sequence ATGCTCGATCACATACAAGTCAACGCAGCAATTGTCCGAGTTGACGATTTCTATAACATAGAGAACCTTGGGATCGGATGTTCACCCCGCTGCGGTGGATGTAAGTGTGGGAAATGCTCTTTAGGGGCCCAAAACGTCACcataaaggaagaaaaagaattacGTCTAATCGAAAGCAAGCTGGAGTACaataaagaagaaaagagaTGGATTACAGAATATCCATGGATTCGGGATCCCGCCGAATTGCCTGATAATAAAAGGGCTGCTATGGGAATGCTCATATCAACTGAAAAAAGATTAGCAAAAAATAAAGAACACGCTAACGTTTATCAGAAACAAATTGAAGATATGATCGAACGAGAAGTCGCACGAAAACTCTCGCAAACAGAACTGAAAAACTACAAAGGACCAATTCACTACATTTCTCATCATGAGGTTTTGAAGCCAGATTCCAAATCAACTCCAGTAAGAATCGTGTTTAATAGCAGCGCACGTTACATGGGACACATGCTCAATGACTACTGGGCTAAAGGACCACACCTACTTAATGATCTCTTGGGAGTACTCATAAGGTTCAGAGAAAACAACATTGCAATGATAGGTGATATCAAAAAAATGTATCATACAGTCAAGATCAAAACTATTGAGCAACATACACATAGATTTCTATGGAGAGATATGGACACTGGAAGACCACCAGATACGTATGTAATACAAAGAGTGTCATTTGGAGACAAACCATCGGGGACGATCGCTACTGTTGCATTGAGAAAAACAGCAGAAATGGGAGCGGATAGATATCCCGAAGCGACTCAGGTCATCAAAGAAAACACGTATATGAATGACATAATAGAGAGTGTTCCCACCAAAGAAAAAGCGACAAAACTCGCTAAGGATATAGAAGCCTTACTTGACGAAGGAAACTTCAAAATGAAAGAGTGGATTTTCACCCATGATAGAATTGATATACTCAAACCTATACCCAACGACAAATCCTCTAATACGGAAAAGGTGTTGGGAGTTGTTTGGAACCCAGTTCAAGACGAATTTGTATATAAGATGCACCTTCGAACCACATCCAAGAAAAAACCAAACGATAAGACTCATGATAATGACAGCAACCCAACGAAAAGAATAATTTTATCACAAGTTAATAGCATTTATGATCCTCTTGGTTTAACAGGACCATTTACGGTCAGAGTAAAGATTTTGATGAGGGAACTATGGGGAATCGAAAATAAACTAGGTTGGGATGATACAATTCCTGAAAGGTACAAACAATACTGGAAACAATTTTGCCAAGAGATGCGTGAAACCAAAGGATGCAACAAGTGA
- the LOC138054363 gene encoding uncharacterized protein, which produces MSIDRIELCGALLNSRLKAFLRTQCRYKFVKCYHIVDSQIVHSMIQKESYGFNTFAATRVGEIQQNTNPKKWFWMENKYNIADWLTRGKKPNEINLDSAWQNGPSFLELPESEWPIHKTLTKEQLPELIKIASTITKPFSKDDKDTLASRINIDRYSDFGKLIRVTARILTMYQRKPKSSFKHAGQFWIMEAQKSMYKDVEKGRYKRLCPRKNTDGIYVVGGRGERWIDMSHNKNEVILLPYDHRFSRLYSEHIHKRGHLGVLSTASKIRTRFWIVKLLKMVKSISYNCVICKKLDKRLSEQIMGKLPVDRLKPSPAWTCTAIDLFGPFKIRDEVKKRTTGKTYGVIFNCLGTRAVHVDLAADYSTEKFLMVLRRFASIRGYPSKLYSDNGPQLVAANEELKNVVQGWNQEQLKEFGVMEGFKWDFAPADTPWQNGVSEALVKSVKRAITAAISDHVMTFSELQTVCFEVANLVNERPIGRYPTSPDDGTYLCANDLLLGRATSRVPSGPFREPSNPRQRFEFVQNVVNYFWKKWTRDYFPSLLIQPKWHTAQRNLREGDVVLIQDTNQIRGQWKLGVVLKTFPGEDGRVRRVQVQYKNPKPGKAVSEYHGRGFVTVERAVNKLVVLIPKEEAEDKNKT; this is translated from the coding sequence ATGTCCATTGATAGAATTGAACTGTGTGGAGCTTTGTTAAACTCAAGACTAAAAGCATTTCTACGCACACAATGTAGATACAAGTTTGTAAAGTGCTACCACATCGTGGACTCCCAAATAGTGCATAGCATGATACAGAAAGAATCGTACGGATTTAATACCTTCGCCGCAACCCGCGTAGGAGAGATACAACAGAATACAAACCCCAAAAAATGGTTTTGGATGGAAAATAAATATAACATAGCAGATTGGTTAACTCGTGGTAAGAAACCTAATGAAATAAACTTGGACAGCGCCTGGCAAAATGGACCCAGCTTCCTTGAGTTGCCCGAATCCGAATGGCCTATACACAAAACACTGACAAAGGAGCAACTTCCTGAATTAATCAAAATAGCATCCACTATAACCAAACCTTTCAGTAAAGATGACAAGGACACATTGGCGTCAAGAATCAACATCGACAGATATTCAGATTTTGGAAAACTAATCAGAGTGACAGCCAGAATTTTGACAATGTACCAAAGAAAACCGAAATCTTCCTTCAAACACGCCGGACAGTTCTGGATTATGGAAGCGCAAAAAAGCATGTATAAAGACGTTGAAAAAGGACGATACAAACGCCTGTGCCCCAGAAAGAATACAGATGGAATATACGTGGTTGGAGGACGGGGAGAAAGATGGATTGACATGAGTCACAACAAAAATGAAGTTATCCTTCTTCCTTATGATCATCGATTTTCACGTCTATATAGTGAACATATCCATAAAAGAGGCCACCTTGGCGTTCTCTCGACAGCCAGTAAAATTCGCACAAGATTCTGGATTGTCAAACTACTGAAGATGGTCAAGTCTATCAGCTACAACTGCGTAATATGCAAGAAACTAGACAAAAGACTGAGTGAGCAAATTATGGGAAAATTACCAGTGGACAGATTAAAGCCGTCTCCCGCCTGGACTTGTACTGCTATTGATCTATTTGGACCATTCAAAATTCGAGACGAGGTGAAGAAAAGAACGACTGGGAAAACATATGGAGTGATCTTCAACTGTTTAGGCACCCGCGCAGTACATGTAGATCTAGCCGCAGATTATAGCACTGAGAAATTCCTTATGGTCCTGCGAAGATTTGCATCTATTCGAGGGTATCCCTCGAAACTATATTCCGACAATGGACCTCAGCTAGTTGCCGCAAAtgaagaattaaaaaatgtggtACAAGGTTGGAATCAAGAGCAACTAAAAGAATTTGGCGTGATGGAAGGATTCAAGTGGGATTTTGCGCCAGCTGATACACCATGGCAAAACGGAGTGTCAGAAGCGTTAGTGAAATCGGTGAAGCGAGCGATAACAGCAGCTATAAGTGATCATGTCATGACATTCTCAGAACTCCAAACCGTTTGCTTCGAGGTAGCAAACCTTGTGAATGAAAGACCTATCGGAAGATACCCTACGTCACCAGATGATGGCACTTATTTATGTGCCAATGACTTGCTTCTAGGCAGAGCAACTTCACGAGTGCCAAGTGGGCCTTTCAGAGAGCCTTCCAATCCTCGTCAGCGATTCGAATTTGTCCAGAATGTTGTGAACTACTTCTGGAAGAAATGGACAAGGGACTACTTTCCAAGCTTACTAATTCAGCCAAAGTGGCACACGGCTCAACGCAATCTTAGGGAAGGTGACGTAGTGCTCATCCAAGATACTAACCAAATCAGAGGACAATGGAAACTTGGTGTCGTCCTCAAGACATTTCCTGGGGAAGACGGAAGAGTAAGGAGAGTACAAGTACAGTACAAAAATCCCAAACCGGGGAAGGCCGTCAGCGAATATCACGGAAGAGGCTTTGTTACCGTCGAGCGAGCAGTGAATAAATTGGTTGTCCTTATACCAAAGGAGGAAGCAGAAGATAAAAACAAAACCTGA